A stretch of DNA from Candidatus Zixiibacteriota bacterium:
CCCTCGCCCGCCGCTACTCCCGGGCGCCGCGCTATCCGCAGATCGCCGCTGCCGCTCTCAAGGAGATGTTCCGTCAGAAGGGAAGTAACTTTTGGCTCGACGACAATGGTGTCGCCGAGTCGGGACTCATCATTCGCCATCTGGTTCTGCCCGGTGCCGTCGAGAATAGCAAAGCTGTTCTGCGCTTCCTCGCCGAAGAGCTTTCGCCGGCGGTGCACATCTCGCTGATGTCGCAATATTGGCCCACTCCGGCCGTGCGCAATCATCCACAACTTGGCCGTCTTGTCACTCGCGAAGAGTACGAAGAAGTCCTCGCCGAATTCTCCCGGCTCGGCTTCTACCGCGGTTGGGTGCAAGACCTCGACAGCCCCGACCACTACCGCCCGCAGTTCTCGCAAGATCTCCATTTCGGCGATCCACACGACTGACGCTGCCAAGAGCCGAACAACTCATCTCCACCCGATCCTGACACTTCGAAGGACATTGGTTGTCATTGCGACGAGCGCCACTACGCCAAACCCTTTCTCCTCCCTCGACCGCGACGAAGCAATCTCGAATTCGATCTCGTTTGCCCTGTAGTGCCGACTTCAGTCGGCCCCATACTGCCGCAGGTTATCCCGCCTTCGTCGAATAACTCAATCTCCCCTCTCCTTTTGGGAGAGGGGGGGCCAGCACCGCGCTCCCCGTTTTCCGACAGACCAACCCGCACTTGCCCCCTCTGTTTTTGTTGCCGCCACTCGCTGTATCGCCTTTCTTGCGCTCATGTCCAAATCAGCCTACATCGGCATCGACCTCGGTGGCACCAACATCAAGTTCGGTCTCGTCGATGCGCGTGCTCGTATCATTACTCGCGGCGCAATTGCCACCGCCGACTCCCGCCGCCGGATCCTCGCGCAGTTCGCCGCCATCGCCGCCGAACTTCACGCAGTTGCCCGGGCCGGCGGCTACACCGTCAGGACGATTGGTGTCGGCAGCCCCGGCATCGTCGACATTCGCCGCGGCAAGGTCGTCGGCGGTTCCCCCAACGTTGTTCAGTGGCGAGGCACCGACATCCGCCGCAGCCTCGAGTCCGTCACCGGCATGCGCGTTTACGCCGATAATGATGCCAACGTCATGGCTCTCGCCGAGCATCGTTACGGGGCAGGGAAG
This window harbors:
- a CDS encoding radical SAM protein produces the protein LARRYSRAPRYPQIAAAALKEMFRQKGSNFWLDDNGVAESGLIIRHLVLPGAVENSKAVLRFLAEELSPAVHISLMSQYWPTPAVRNHPQLGRLVTREEYEEVLAEFSRLGFYRGWVQDLDSPDHYRPQFSQDLHFGDPHD